A window from Cydia amplana chromosome 12, ilCydAmpl1.1, whole genome shotgun sequence encodes these proteins:
- the LOC134652734 gene encoding ubiquitin carboxyl-terminal hydrolase calypso, with amino-acid sequence MKSMPVELNSLTEGWLELESDPGLFTLLLEDFGVKGVQVEEIYDLHKPLESPVYGFIFLFRWIEERRSRRKFVDQIESFVRDEETINNIFFAQQMVPNSCATHALLSILLNCPNLHLGETLSRLKHHTVGMNPENKGWAIGNTPELACAHNSHAIPQARKKTDKNAVVPTGRFTGEAYHFVSFVPINGHLFELDGLKPFPTDHGPWATDEDWTDKFRRVMAERLGRDAGEQVHDIRFNLMAVVPDRRLAITQKLNALEVNQKRVKDAISKIGKHLRHLLAKNRDNEQAEINPESNESSLQDNEIEFSERTILLALEQAQSQLYDIDYTQPVYIEIGPTDRQNQDTSFILADPVEQGEVVKFFTLNRDSQILGDIYPTSITAIVKSNDTPILAYSEVAPEEPFKPRKVLFTHAELNAMMSCIVAEIQLCQQALNDENDKRDMYKVDDCRRTHNYDEFICTFLSMLTERGSLAELVAAQLERGRAPRVRRRRAQRQRQRRPRPQVRASARSRK; translated from the exons ATGAAAAGCATGCCTGTTGAATTGAATAGTCTCACGGAAGGATGGCTAGAGCTCGAAAGCGACCCCGGTTTATTTACTTTGTTGCTAGAAGATTTCGGCGTCAAAGGCGTACAAGTCGAAGAAATATATGATCTGCATAAGCCATTAGAGAGTCCAGTCTATGGGTTTATATTCTTATTCCGGTGGATTGAAGAGAGACGGTCGCGTCGCAAATTCGTAGATCAAATAGAAAGCTTTGTACGCGATGAGGAGACAattaacaatatatttttcGCTCAGCAAATGGTGCCCAATAGTTGTGCCACACACGCTTTACTATCTATATTACTCAACTGCCCCAATCTACATTTAGGAGAGACTTTGAGTAGATTAAAG cACCACACAGTAGGTATGAATCCCGAGAACAAGGGGTGGGCAATTGGAAACACCCCAGAGTTAGCATGTGCTCACAATTCACATGCCATACCACAAGCTCGCAAGAAGACAGACAAAAATGCTGTGGTCCCTACAGGACGCTTTACAG GTGAAGCATATCACTTTGTTAGCTTTGTACCTATCAATGGACATCTGTTTGAGTTGGACGGCCTGAAGCCATTTCCCACAGACCATGGGCCCTGGGCCACAGACGAAGACTGGACAGATAAGTTCCGGCGAGTCATGGCCGAGAGGTTGGGCAGAGATGCTGGAGAACAGGTCCATGATATCAG ATTCAATTTGATGGCTGTGGTGCCAGACCGAAGACTTGCCATAACACAGAAACTGAACGCACTTGAAGTCAACCAGAAAAGAGTAAAGGATGCCATATCGAAAATAGGAAAACATTTGAGACATCTACTTGCTAAAAACAGGGACAAtg AACAAGCAGAAATTAACCCAGAATCAAATGAAAGTTCATTGCAAGATAATGAGATAGAGTTCAGTGAGAGGACCATCCTACTGGCTCTAGAACAGGCACAGTCGCAGTTATATGACATAGATTACACACAACCAGTTTACATAGAGATTGGCCCCACAGACAGGCAGAACCAAGatactagttttattttag CGGACCCTGTTGAGCAGGGTGAAGTGGTGAAGTTTTTCACCCTAAATCGGGACAGTCAAATACTTGGAgat ATTTATCCCACCTCCATCACAGCTATAGTGAAGAGCAATGACACACCCATCCTGGCGTACAGCGAGGTGGCGCCCGAGGAGCCCTTCAAGCCGCGGAAGGTGCTATTCACGCACGCGGAGCTGAACGCCATGATGAGCTGCATCGTGGCCGAGATACAGCTGTGCCAGCAGGCGTTGAACGACGAGAATGATAAGAGGGATATGTATaag GTGGACGACTGCCGGCGCACGCACAACTACGACGAGTTCATCTGCACGTTCCTGTCGATGCTGACGGAGCGCGGGTCGCTGGCGGAGCTGGTGGCGGCGCAGCTGGAGCGCGGGCGCGCGCCGCGCGTGCGCAGGCGCCGCGCGCAGCGCCAGCGCCAGCGCCGGCCCCGCCCGCAGGTGCGCGCCAGCGCGCGCTCCAGGAAGTGA
- the LOC134652993 gene encoding clustered mitochondria protein homolog, with the protein MALGSEVNDENSTKNTSQKVKNGSASHNVKDKSGSENVIKADKVEVTKMKKNISVKTAGSNGHARTPNGRADDEGGGSARVSYAAAARKPPSPGTNLAPFPMPTETTQKSKINNEKTQTNSSKSNSKLNGVERIPSDSDVKEDKSHTKEQIVNGTNQSHETIVNGDAKKENSDCDISSSSDNAKVVSNGINSDSDDSKSSKSDEGHDVVLPKVCPKKNSESRVSDKKKESKKTKAAADNSESEKKVTVIVTDKKEEDSKAEDATEKVNGECNKVVNGDKDRESTPSEDGDDKKRDAEVVFIQDMGFTVKIVSPGAEPLDIQVLSMELVQEIHQVLMDREDTCHRTCFSLQLDGVTLDNFAELKNIEGLKEGSVIKVVEEPYTMREARIHVRHVRDLLKSIDYTDAYAGQECSSLAFLNVITQGDILEKKKSRPESVDCTPPDYIMPGSTERPLLPLHPGLTKENKAPQCLKVLTTSGWNPPPGPRKMCGDLLYLHVVTLEDRHFHITACPRGFYLNQSTEEVFNPRPCTPSLLCHSLIELLSIVSPAFKRNFALVQKKRMQKHPFERVATPYQVYQWASPMLDHTVDAIRAEDTFSSKLGYEEHIPGQTRDWNEELQTTRELPRATLPERLLRERAIFKVHSDFVAAATRGAMAVVDGNVMAINPGEEPKMQMFIWNNIFFSLGFDVRDHYKDLGGDAAAFVAPRNDLQGVRVYSAVDTPGLHTLGTVVVDYRGYRVTAQSIIPGILEKEQEQSVVYGSIDFGTTVLSHPKYMELLSKAGQQLKIMPHSVTSANGETVELCSSVECKGIIGNDGRHYILDLLRTFPPDVNFLQLEDDELREDIKAMGFPIIHKHKLCCLRQELVDSFVEARYFMFIRYAAFHLQQLSAKRQRDSGDAKPIETSKEPDVKEPPKETKEPETKRDKKSQEKEAKDKKDKKEKESAKKEEVKVEKDSEKPKEDDLLLNENYSDIDTDVAKKIVESITDSICGDKDKEESDTGGRSRAVVAAAARAVSSLKESEFDVRFNPDVYSAGIRHAAPPGSLARQRHLVKEAAAFLLTTQIPAFVRECLEQQAAPMDGAGLAEALHARGINVRYLGRVAAALKPVASLHYLHAIAVGELVLRAAKHLYTAYLQGCEPMCIGSGVAHFLNCLLGACAAPSVLGADTPAPARGRGRGRRTRRAGAQPASPLPEWQSLTPKALFAQIKQELKAYWGYELAADNMDNVIEKHGLQKISLLRSFALKVGLQIMLREYDFDSKNKATFTSADIMNIFPVVKHINPRASDAYNFYTTGQNKIQAGSVSEGHELIAEALNLLNNVYGAMHGEIAQCLRMVARLCYVTGEHRDAMAYQQKAVLMSERVNGIDHPYTITEYSHLALYCFANGQVSTALKLLYRARYLALLVCGENHPEMALLDSNIALILHAVGEYELSLRFVERALSVTSAVHGARSLKAAVARHLLARTLSCLGDFRAALTHEKETYSIYKQLLGEKHEKTRESSECLRHLTTQAVVLQKRLAEAYARAPHQPPQHPPLHIQPPGMASVIDMLNLINGILFVQISPQDIEQFKAEIEKRQLKDLPIPGLAELSTGKEKVEKTELNAGGDASTES; encoded by the exons CCGACAAGGTGGAGGTCACAAAGATGAAAAAGAACATATCGGTTAAGACGGCAGGCAGCAACGGGCACGCGCGCACGCCCAACGGCCGCGCCGACGACGAGGGCGGTGGTAGCGCGCGCGTGTCCTACGCGGCCGCCGCGCGCAAGCCACCCTCCCCCGGTACCAACTTGGCACCGTTCCCTATGCCCACAG aaacCACACAAAAATCAAAAATCAATAACGAAAAGACACAAACGAATTCCAGTAAATCCAATTCAAAGCTGAACGGGGTAGAACGGATACCTAGCGACAGTGATGTTAAAGAAGATAAGTCACACACCAAAGAGCAAATTGTAAATGGAACAAATCAATCGCACGAGACCATTGTTAATGGCGATGCTAAAAAAGAAAATTCAGATTGTgatattagtagtagtagtgatAATGCTAAAGTAGTTTCTAATGGAATTAatagtgattcagacgattcgAAGTCCAGCAAGTCTGACGAGGGTCATGATGTCGTATTACCGAAGGTTTGTCCGAAGAAAAACTCTGAAAGTAGGGTATCTGATAAGAAAAAAGAGAGCAAAAAGACTAAGGCGGCAGCTGACAATAGTGAGTCTGAAAAGAAAGTGACTGTTATCGTAACGGATAAGAAAGAAGAAGATTCAAAGGCAGAGGATGCAACAGAAAAAGTTAACGGTGAATGTAATAAAGTCGTTAATGGAGATAAAGATAGGGAGTCGACGCCCAGTGAAGATGGTGATGACAAAAAGAGAGATGCTGAGGTGGTTTTCATTCAAGACATGGGATTCACTGTTAAAATTGTTAGCCCTGGAGCGGAACCATTAGATATTCAG GTATTGAGTATGGAGCTCGTGCAAGAAATCCATCAGGTTTTGATGGATCGCGAAGACACCTGTCACAGAACCTGTTTCTCTCTGCAACTCGACGGCGTCACCCTGGATAACTTCGCGGAATTGAAGAATATTGAGGGATTAAAGGAAGGATCTGTTATCAAA GTGGTAGAAGAGCCGTACACGATGCGGGAGGCTCGCATCCACGTGCGTCACGTGCGCGACCTGCTCAAGTCGATAGACTACACCGATGCCTACGCCGGCCAAGAGTGCAGCTCGCTTGCCTTCCTCAATGTTATCACCCAGGGCGACATTCTAG AAAAGAAGAAATCTCGCCCAGAGAGCGTGGACTGCACGCCGCCCGACTACATAATGCCTGGCAGTACAGAGCGGCCATTGTTGCCCTTGCATCCGGGGCTGACCAAGGAAAACAAAGCTCCCCAATGTTTGAAG GTGCTGACGACTTCTGGTTGGAACCCGCCGCCGGGCCCGCGCAAGATGTGCGGCGACCTGCTGTACCTGCACGTCGTCACTCTAGAGGACCGCCACTTCCATATCACGGCGTGCCCTCGCGGATTCTACCTCAATCA GTCCACCGAGGAAGTGTTCAACCCCCGCCCCTGCACCCCGTCCCTGCTGTGCCACTCCCTCATCGAGCTGCTGAGCATCGTGTCGCCCGCTTTCAAGCGCAACTTCGCTCTGGTCCAGAAGAAACGCATGCAGAAACACCCCTTCGAGAGGGTCGCGACACCCTACCAG GTGTATCAATGGGCGTCGCCTATGCTCGACCACACAGTGGACGCGATACGCGCAGAAGACA CATTTTCGTCAAAGCTCGGCTATGAGGAACACATCCCGGGGCAGACGCGCGACTGGAACGAGGAGCTGCAGACCACTCGCGAGCTGCCGCGCGCCACGCTGCCCGAGCGGCTACTCCGAGAGAGGGCTATCTTTAAG GTTCACAGCGACTTCGTGGCGGCGGCGACGCGCGGCGCCATGGCGGTCGTGGACGGAAACGTGATGGCCATCAACCCCGGCGAGGAACCCAAAATGCAGATGTTCATTTGGAACAACATCTTCTTTTCGCTCGGCTTCGATGTGCGCGACCACTACAAGGACTTGGGGGGAGATGCGGCCGCCTTCGTCGCGCCG CGCAACGACCTCCAAGGGGTCCGCGTGTACAGCGCCGTGGACACCCCCGGGCTGCACACGCTCGGCACGGTCGTGGTGGACTACCGCGGCTACCGCGTCACCGCGCAGTCCATCATCCCGGGCATCCTCGAGAAGGAGCAGGAGCAGAGCGTCGTTTACGGCAGCATCGACTTCGGCACCACCGTGCTCTCGCACCCCAAGTATATGGAGCTG CTCAGCAAAGCCGGCCAACAGCTGAAGATAATGCCGCACTCCGTAACCAGCGCCAACGGCGAGACCGTCGAACTGTGCTCGAGCGTCGAGTGCAAGGGCATTATTGGCAACGACGGCCGCCACTACATCCTCGACCTGCTGCGCACCTTCCCGCCCGACGTCAACTTCTTACAGC TTGAAGACGACGAGCTAAGAGAAGACATCAAAGCTATGGGCTTCCCTATTATCCACAAGCACAAGTTGTGTTGCCTTAGGCAGGAATTAGTTGATAGTTTCGTTGA GGCCCGTTACTTCATGTTCATCCGCTACGCAGCGTTCCACCTCCAGCAGCTCAGCGCCAAGCGCCAGCGCGACTCCGGCGACGCAAAACCCATCGAAACCAGCAAAGAGCCAGATGTCAAAGAGCCGCCCAAGGAAACCAAAGAGCCGGAGACTAAACGCGACAAGAAGAGCCAGGAGAAAGAAGCCAAAGATAAGAAGGATAAAAAAGAGAAGGAAAGTGCCAAAAAAGAGGAGGTTAAGGTTGAGAAAGACAGTGAAAAACCCAAGGAGGATGATTTATTGTTGAATGAGAACTATTCGGATATAGATACCGATGTCGCTAAGAAGATTGTAGAAAGCATCACAGATTCTATCTGCGGCGACAAGGATAAGGAAGAGAGTgata CAGGCGGACGCTCCCGTGCGGTAGTGGCGGCAGCAGCTCGCGCCGTGTCTTCCCTCAAGGAGTCGGAGTTCGACGTGCGCTTCAACCCGGACGTGTACTCGGCCGGCATCCGCCACGCCGCGCCGCCCGGCTCGCTGGCGCGCCAGCGCCACCTCGTCAAGGAGGCCGCCGCATTCCTGCTCACTACACAGATACCCGCCTTT GTTCGCGAATGCCTGGAGCAGCAGGCGGCGCCCATGGACGGCGCGGGGCTGGCGGAGGCGCTGCACGCGCGCGGCATCAACGTGCGCTACCTGGGCCGCGTGGCCGCCGCGCTCAAGCCCGTCGCCTCGCTGCACTACCTGCACGCCATCGCCGTCGGCGAGCTAGTGCTGCGCGCCGCCAAGCATCTCTACACTGCCTACCTGCAG GGTTGCGAGCCGATGTGCATCGGGTCGGGCGTGGCGCACTTCCTGAACTGCCTGCTGGGCGCATGCGCGGCGCCGAGCGTGCTGGGCGCGGacacgccggcgccggcgcggggGCGGGGCCGGGGCCGGCGCACCCGCCGCGCGGGCGCGCAGCCCGCCAGCCCGCTGCCCGAGTGGCAGAGCCTCACGCCCAAGGCGCTGTTCGCGCAGATCAAGCAGGAGCTCAAG GCGTATTGGGGCTATGAATTGGCTGCGGATAACATGGACAatgttattgaaaaacacggCCTCCAAAAAATATCACTTCTCAG GTCTTTCGCGTTGAAAGTCGGACTCCAAATTATGCTGCGGGAATATGACTTCGACAGCAAGAATAAGGCCACATTCACCAGCGCGGACATTATGAATATCTTCCCCGTTGTCAAACATATCAATCCTAGG GCATCGGATGCCTACAATTTCTACACAACGGGCCAAAACAAAATCCAAGCGGGCTCCGTATCTGAGGGTCACGAATTGATCGCGGAAGCTCTCAATCTGCTCAACAACGTGTACGGAGCTATGCACGGCGAGATCGCGCAGTGCCTGAGGATGGTCGCGCGACTGTGCTATGTGACGGGTGAACATAGGGACGCGATGGCGTACCAGCAGAAGGCCGTACTCATGTCCGAGAGGGTCAACGGCATCGACCATCCTTACACTATTACTGAATAT TCGCACCTGGCGCTGTACTGCTTCGCCAACGGGCAAGTGAGCACGGCGCTCAAGCTGCTGTACCGCGCGCGCTACCTCGCGCTGCTCGTCTGCGGCGAGAACCACCCAGAGATGGCGCTGCTCGAT AGCAACATCGCGCTAATACTGCACGCGGTCGGCGAATACGAGTTGTCCCTCCGCTTCGTGGAGCGCGCGCTAAGCGTGACGAGCGCGGTGCACGGCGCGCGCTCGCTCAAGGCGGCCGTGGCGCGCCATCTGCTCGCGCGCACGCTGTCTTGTCTCGGCGACTTCCGTGCCGCCCTAACGCATGAAAAGGAGACCTACTCCATATACAAGCAGCTG CTGGGCGAGAAGCACGAGAAGACGCGCGAGTCGTCCGAGTGCCTGCGGCACCTGACGACGCAGGCGGTGGTGCTGCAGAAGCGGCTCGCGGAGGCCTACGCGCGCGCGCCGCACCAGCCGCCGCAGCACCCGCCGCTGCACATCCAGCCGCCCGGCATGGCCTCCGTCATCGACATGCTCAACCTCATCAACGGCATACTCTTCGTGCAGATCAG ccCTCAAGATATTGAGCAGTTCAAAGCAGAAATAGAAAAAAGACAACTAAAAGACTTACCGATCCCGGGCCTGGCTGAACTGAGCACCGGCAAAGAGAAAGTCGAGAAGACGGAGCTGAACGCGGGCGGAGACGCGTCCACAGAGAGTTGA